Proteins encoded in a region of the Leishmania panamensis strain MHOM/PA/94/PSC-1 chromosome 15 sequence genome:
- a CDS encoding calmodulin-like protein (TriTrypDB/GeneDB-style sysID: LpmP.15.0940) — protein MTAPAAAAAASPTPGTSSVPLEWSSTWNLFDERHTKLVSHIDLKHILRSLGRRYTEAEFNDLLRPLPDPASYDAFVKLMQQPYTGPTEDDLVTALRAFDVGDSGRLKLSELITLLTTLGEKMPEADVRQLLAEVPTDEKGRVRIDELATYLCTPVPTTTPDIMELKKQLEQVQSTAGASATKGS, from the coding sequence ATGACCgctccggcagcagcagcagcagcctcgccgACGCCGGGCACCTCCTCCGTGCCACTGGAGTGGAGCTCGACGTGGAACCTCTTCGACGAGCGCCATACAAAGCTGGTGTCGCATATTGACCTTAAGCACATTCTACGCAGCCTCGGGCGCCGCTACACGGAGGCAGAGTTCAACGATCTCCTAAGGCCCTTGCCAGACCCTGCCTCGTACGACGCATTTGTTAAGCTGATGCAACAACCGTACACGGGGCCGACCGAGGACGACCTCGTGACAGCGCTACGCGCCTTCGACGTCGGCGACTCAGGCCGGCTGAAGCTCTCTGAACTTATTACCCTTCTCACAACGCTGGGGGAGAAGATGCCGGAGGCCGACGTGCGGCAACTACTCGCCGAGGTGCCAACAGATGAAAAGGGGCGGGTGCGCATCGACGAGCTGGCGACGTACCTGTGCACCCCCGTGCCGACCACGACACCCGACATCATggagctgaagaagcagctggagcaggtACAGTCAACGGCTGGCGCATCCGCGACCAAGGGCAGCTAA